In Janibacter sp. CX7, a single genomic region encodes these proteins:
- a CDS encoding DUF3866 family protein codes for MIHWRSGTVREIGRARRGAVRLVVDVDGVATPALALPEVVGSPEVGDTVLLNVSALRRGLGTGGHALVVADASRLPADPADGPGHIVKARYTPLQQMVLALEEQESPHHEAMREHPAVAAGDLQGMPVVVAELHSALPAVLAGLRAARPQARVGYVMTDTAALPFAQSDLVAVLVDAGWLDTTISAGQAFGAEHEAITVHSALLAARHVLGCDVVVVAQGPGNAGSSTTWGWSGLATGDVLNAVHVLRGRAIAVPRVSASDARERHLGLSHHTTTVLSRVLLGSADVVVPDDATDPWPRVREQVETAVAASAGSPRVVPLASTDATDDLAASPVPLSTMGRSVEADPTPFVTAALAGRHAAALLHDDHNPAGP; via the coding sequence ATGATCCACTGGCGCAGCGGCACGGTCCGCGAGATCGGCCGCGCCCGGCGTGGCGCGGTGCGCCTGGTCGTCGACGTCGACGGGGTCGCCACGCCCGCGCTGGCCCTGCCCGAGGTCGTAGGCAGCCCCGAGGTCGGCGACACCGTCCTGCTCAACGTCTCCGCCCTGCGCCGTGGGCTGGGCACCGGTGGGCACGCCCTCGTCGTCGCCGACGCCAGCCGCCTCCCGGCGGACCCCGCCGACGGGCCCGGCCACATCGTCAAGGCGCGCTACACACCCCTGCAGCAGATGGTCCTCGCGCTCGAGGAGCAGGAGTCACCGCACCACGAGGCGATGCGCGAGCACCCGGCCGTCGCCGCCGGTGACCTCCAGGGGATGCCGGTCGTCGTCGCGGAGCTGCACTCCGCCCTGCCGGCGGTCCTCGCGGGGCTGCGCGCCGCCCGCCCGCAGGCGCGGGTCGGCTACGTCATGACCGACACGGCAGCGCTCCCCTTCGCCCAGTCGGACCTCGTCGCCGTCCTCGTCGACGCCGGGTGGCTCGACACGACCATCTCGGCGGGGCAGGCCTTCGGCGCGGAGCACGAGGCGATCACCGTCCACTCCGCGCTGCTCGCCGCGCGGCACGTCCTCGGCTGCGACGTCGTGGTCGTCGCGCAGGGGCCGGGCAATGCCGGCTCGTCGACGACCTGGGGGTGGTCGGGCCTGGCGACCGGCGACGTCCTCAACGCCGTGCACGTGCTGCGGGGCCGCGCCATCGCCGTGCCCCGGGTGTCCGCGAGCGACGCCAGGGAGCGGCACCTCGGGCTCTCGCACCACACGACGACCGTCCTGTCGCGCGTGCTGCTCGGCAGCGCCGACGTCGTCGTGCCCGACGACGCGACCGACCCGTGGCCGCGCGTCCGCGAGCAGGTCGAGACCGCGGTCGCGGCCTCGGCCGGGTCACCCCGGGTCGTGCCGCTGGCGAGCACGGATGCCACCGACGACCTCGCGGCGAGCCCGGTGCCCCTCTCGACGATGGGCCGGTCCGTCGAGGCCGACCCCACCCCCTTCGTCACGGCCGCCCTCGCCGGCCGCCACGCCGCCGCCCTGCTCCACGACGACCATAACCCTGCAGGACCCTAG
- a CDS encoding YafY family protein: protein MAAPNTPAAKTERLLNLTMSLLSTRIPLPKQRIRRMVEAYRSVESDEAFDRMFERDKEDLRAMGIPLVTEEIGVFEDEQGYRIDQRDYALAPVELTTDERAVVGLASRAWAHATMAGPAATAWRKIAADDEVGEDPFVGLEPQLGGTEPAFEPLKDAVLHSTPVRFDYARPGAGGSRPRHVEPWYLTAWHGRWYLVGHDLDREAARVFRLSRIASAVTSTGEAPTVPVPDDLDPVSMIAATDPAPGQASPAALRVRAGTGHGLRRRATSVTSLDGEWDRVALDHSDLDGFVSEVVSHGSDVVVEEPAQLRTAVVDRLRAVVTTHEGSRR, encoded by the coding sequence GTGGCAGCACCCAACACGCCCGCGGCCAAGACCGAGCGCCTGCTCAACCTCACGATGAGCCTGCTCAGCACGCGGATCCCCCTGCCCAAGCAGCGGATCCGGCGCATGGTCGAGGCCTACCGCTCGGTCGAGTCCGACGAGGCCTTCGACCGGATGTTCGAGCGCGACAAGGAGGACCTGCGGGCCATGGGGATCCCGCTCGTCACCGAGGAGATCGGGGTCTTCGAGGACGAGCAGGGCTATCGCATCGACCAGCGCGACTACGCCCTGGCTCCCGTGGAGCTGACCACCGACGAGCGTGCCGTGGTCGGACTCGCCAGCCGGGCGTGGGCGCACGCGACGATGGCCGGCCCGGCCGCGACGGCCTGGCGCAAGATCGCTGCCGACGACGAGGTGGGGGAGGACCCCTTCGTCGGTCTCGAGCCGCAGCTCGGGGGCACCGAGCCGGCCTTCGAACCGCTCAAGGACGCCGTGCTGCACTCCACGCCCGTCCGCTTCGACTACGCGCGGCCCGGCGCCGGTGGGTCGCGACCCCGCCACGTCGAACCCTGGTACCTCACCGCCTGGCACGGCCGCTGGTACCTCGTCGGGCACGACCTCGACCGCGAGGCGGCGCGCGTCTTCCGCCTGTCGCGGATCGCCTCGGCGGTCACGTCGACGGGGGAGGCGCCGACCGTGCCCGTCCCCGACGACCTCGACCCCGTCTCGATGATCGCCGCCACCGACCCTGCCCCGGGTCAGGCCTCGCCGGCCGCGCTGCGGGTGCGGGCCGGCACCGGGCACGGCCTGCGCCGCCGGGCCACCTCGGTCACCTCGCTCGACGGCGAGTGGGACCGCGTCGCGCTCGACCACTCCGACCTCGACGGCTTCGTCAGCGAGGTCGTCAGCCACGGCAGCGACGTCGTCGTCGAGGAGCCGGCGCAGCTGCGGACGGCCGTCGTCGACCGGCTGCGGGCCGTCGTCACCACGCACGAAGGGAGCCGCCGATGA
- the pafA gene encoding Pup--protein ligase — protein sequence MERRIFGIETEFGITAVSDGQRRLTPDEVARYLFRKVVTWGRSSNVFLPNGSRLYLDVGSHPEYATAECDDLLTLIAHDRAGERIVQDLVVDAQGRLGEDGVAGEIFVFKNNVDSAGSSYGCHENFLVARTSNFAAVTDGLLPFLITRQLIAGTGKLMSTGRTTEFSVSQRADHIWEGVSSATTRSRPIINTRDEPHADAEHYRRMHVIVGDSTMTETTTLLKVGSAHLVLRMLEDGVALPDMTLDNPIRAIRDISLDRHGRTPVKLADGRRMSALEIQGEYLARAQDYAQREGIDDPVSLQVLDLWERTLAAVESDDLAQVGTEIDWVVKYRLLDAYAAKHGLDIADPRLAQIDLAYHDIDPDRGIHHVLQRAGKVARVVSDDDIARAVDLPPQTTRAKLRGDFVRTAREHGRDVTVDWVHLKINDEAQRTVLCKDPFAAVDARVDTLIDLLTSRGTPARP from the coding sequence GTGGAGCGACGCATCTTTGGGATCGAGACCGAGTTCGGCATCACGGCCGTCTCCGACGGCCAGCGACGGCTGACGCCCGACGAGGTGGCGCGCTACCTCTTCCGCAAGGTGGTCACGTGGGGCCGCTCGAGCAATGTCTTCCTGCCCAACGGCTCCCGGCTCTACCTCGACGTCGGCAGCCACCCCGAGTACGCGACCGCCGAGTGCGACGACCTGCTGACCCTCATCGCCCACGACCGGGCGGGGGAGCGGATCGTCCAGGACCTCGTCGTCGACGCCCAGGGGCGGCTGGGCGAGGACGGCGTGGCCGGTGAGATCTTCGTCTTCAAGAACAACGTCGACTCGGCCGGCAGCTCCTACGGCTGCCACGAGAACTTCCTCGTGGCCCGCACGTCCAACTTCGCCGCGGTGACCGACGGGCTGCTGCCCTTCCTCATCACCCGGCAGCTCATCGCCGGGACGGGCAAGCTCATGTCGACGGGGCGGACGACGGAGTTCTCCGTCAGCCAGCGCGCCGACCACATCTGGGAGGGCGTCTCGTCCGCGACGACCCGCTCGCGCCCGATCATCAACACCCGCGACGAACCCCATGCCGACGCCGAGCACTACCGGCGGATGCACGTCATCGTCGGCGACTCGACGATGACCGAGACGACGACGCTGCTCAAGGTGGGCTCGGCGCACCTCGTGCTGCGCATGCTCGAGGACGGCGTCGCGCTGCCGGACATGACCCTCGACAACCCGATCCGGGCGATCCGCGACATCAGCCTCGACCGCCACGGCCGCACCCCGGTCAAGCTCGCCGACGGCCGACGGATGAGCGCCCTCGAGATCCAGGGCGAGTACCTCGCCCGGGCGCAGGACTACGCGCAGCGCGAGGGCATCGACGACCCGGTGAGCCTGCAGGTGCTCGACCTCTGGGAGCGCACCCTCGCCGCCGTCGAGAGCGACGACCTGGCGCAGGTCGGCACCGAGATCGACTGGGTCGTCAAGTACCGCCTGCTCGACGCCTACGCCGCCAAGCACGGTCTGGACATCGCCGACCCGCGGCTCGCCCAGATCGACCTCGCCTACCACGACATCGACCCCGACCGGGGGATCCACCACGTGCTGCAGCGCGCGGGCAAGGTCGCTCGCGTCGTCTCCGACGACGACATCGCGCGTGCGGTCGACCTGCCGCCGCAGACGACCCGGGCGAAGCTGCGCGGTGACTTCGTGCGGACTGCCCGGGAGCACGGACGCGACGTGACGGTCGACTGGGTCCACCTGAAGATCAACGACGAGGCCCAGCGCACCGTCCTGTGCAAGGACCCCTTCGCCGCGGTCGACGCGCGGGTCGACACGCTGATCGACCTGCTGACCTCGCGCGGTACCCCCGCGCGGCCCTGA
- a CDS encoding diacylglycerol kinase family protein: MTRVTADRIGLLVNPTAGKHRGEQIGTRVADLLEAGGREVVDLTGLDAARAEAKARRAVATGDIDMLVVAGGDGAAGLGANICADTDVPLGIVAVGTGNDNARELGLPVQDVEASVQRILQGSVRQMDLGRVSGPDGEPVRDYLGVLSCGFDAVVNERANRMSWPRGPQRYNLAILRELPVFGAIHYDLTIDGAEREVDGMLVCIANGRAFGGGMKIAPAADVDDGLLDVVIVHEIPVPTFLTVFPKVFSGTHTTHPAVEIIRGARVTVATERIVSYADGERVAPLPATVEAARGALSIVR; this comes from the coding sequence ATGACCCGTGTGACTGCCGATCGCATCGGCCTGCTCGTCAACCCCACCGCCGGCAAGCACCGCGGGGAGCAGATCGGCACCCGTGTGGCCGACCTCCTCGAAGCCGGCGGACGCGAGGTCGTCGATCTCACCGGCCTCGACGCCGCGCGGGCCGAGGCCAAGGCCCGCCGAGCCGTGGCGACGGGTGACATCGACATGCTCGTCGTCGCCGGCGGCGACGGGGCCGCCGGGCTCGGGGCCAACATCTGCGCCGACACCGACGTCCCGCTCGGCATCGTCGCGGTCGGCACCGGCAACGACAACGCCCGCGAGCTCGGGCTGCCGGTGCAGGACGTCGAGGCGTCGGTCCAGCGGATCCTCCAGGGCTCGGTGCGACAGATGGACCTGGGGCGGGTGAGCGGCCCCGACGGCGAGCCGGTCCGCGACTACCTCGGCGTGCTCTCCTGCGGCTTCGACGCCGTGGTCAACGAGCGCGCCAACCGCATGTCCTGGCCCCGGGGTCCGCAGCGCTACAACCTCGCGATCCTGCGCGAGCTCCCGGTCTTCGGCGCGATCCACTACGACCTGACGATCGACGGAGCCGAGCGCGAGGTCGACGGGATGCTCGTGTGCATCGCCAACGGCCGCGCCTTCGGCGGCGGGATGAAGATCGCCCCGGCCGCCGACGTCGACGACGGTCTGCTCGACGTCGTCATCGTCCACGAGATCCCCGTCCCGACCTTCCTCACGGTCTTCCCCAAGGTCTTCTCCGGCACCCACACGACGCACCCGGCGGTCGAGATCATCCGGGGCGCCCGGGTCACCGTGGCGACCGAGCGGATCGTCAGCTATGCCGACGGCGAGCGGGTCGCGCCGCTTCCGGCCACGGTCGAGGCGGCCCGCGGCGCGCTGTCGATCGTGCGCTGA
- the tatC gene encoding twin-arginine translocase subunit TatC: protein MARSPRTPKDPEGRMPLKEHLLEFRNRLIKAAAAIVVGAVVGWIIYNPVQVGPWTYGGVYEQLTLPFTEYKKANPGSVVTLNFGNATSAFSTQLGLSIFTGVIISSPIWLWQIWAFILPGLTKREKRLSLGVFGTALPLFLAGCFFAYQTLPKALLILFGFTPDDDKSSNIQQASDYFTFITRFILAFGLAWLLPVFLVGLCAIGVLPGRTLKKSWRMAILLIFIASAIITPTPDPFTMFLLAGPLCVLYFVALAICLWIDRRRIERGEEPDWSDLSDDEASPLT from the coding sequence ATGGCCCGTAGCCCCCGCACGCCCAAGGACCCCGAGGGGCGGATGCCGCTCAAGGAGCACCTCCTCGAGTTCCGCAACCGGCTGATCAAGGCCGCCGCCGCGATCGTCGTGGGCGCGGTCGTCGGGTGGATCATCTACAACCCCGTGCAGGTCGGGCCGTGGACCTACGGCGGTGTCTACGAGCAGCTGACCCTGCCCTTCACCGAGTACAAGAAGGCCAACCCCGGCAGCGTCGTCACGCTGAACTTCGGCAATGCCACGTCGGCCTTCTCCACCCAGCTCGGGCTGTCGATCTTCACCGGGGTCATCATCTCCAGCCCCATCTGGCTCTGGCAGATCTGGGCCTTCATCCTCCCGGGGCTGACCAAGCGCGAGAAGCGCCTGTCGCTCGGCGTCTTCGGGACGGCCCTGCCGCTCTTCCTCGCCGGCTGCTTCTTCGCCTACCAGACGCTGCCCAAGGCGTTGCTCATCCTCTTCGGCTTCACCCCCGACGACGACAAGTCGAGCAACATCCAGCAGGCGAGCGACTACTTCACCTTCATCACCCGATTCATCCTCGCCTTCGGCCTGGCGTGGCTGCTGCCGGTCTTCCTCGTCGGGCTGTGCGCCATCGGCGTGCTGCCCGGCCGCACCCTCAAGAAGTCCTGGCGGATGGCGATCCTGCTGATCTTCATCGCCTCGGCGATCATCACCCCGACGCCGGACCCCTTCACGATGTTCCTGCTCGCCGGGCCGCTGTGCGTCCTGTACTTCGTCGCCCTCGCGATCTGCCTCTGGATCGACAGGCGGCGGATCGAGCGGGGCGAGGAGCCCGACTGGTCGGACCTCTCGGACGACGAGGCGTCACCGCTCACCTAG
- a CDS encoding RNA helicase: MSSPAERYAAARRRSAGELTPFVEGLGFELDTFQRDACEAVEAGHGVLVAAPTGAGKTVVGEFAVHLALARGQKAFYTTPIKALSNQKYHELAARHGYDRVGLLTGDVSVNGEAPVVVMTTEVLRNMIYAGSTTLDTLAFVVMDEVHYLADRFRGAVWEEVIILLPRSVQVVSLSATVSNAEEFGAWLAEVRGGTEIIVSEERPVPLWQHMQVGRDVHDLFVDDGSAGTPAKVNPELLDAIRARVRGGGEDDQRGRGGHRGGRDRRGGRGRRDDRGRGGQGPRGGGGGRFGGAASRTEVIRELDRDGLLPAITFIFSRAGCEGAVGQLLANDLRLVSEREGELNRRTVEERASVLEGEDLDVLGYHQFVEGISRGFAAHHAGMLPLFREIVEELFTAGRIRAVFATETLALGINMPARTVVLEKLVKFNGESHVEITPAEYTQLTGRAGRRGIDVEGHALVVWSRGLDPMSVAGLASTRTYPLRSSFRPTYNMAVNLVAQVGRQTAREVLETSFAQFQADRAVVGLASKVREQQESLDAYAEAMHCHMGDFREYAALRRRISDVEKESSRKRNANRRAEIAVSLEALSVGDIIRIGGRRSGIAIVVAPPRSYKGELSAPTVLTEHKQIRRLTAADLDGPVTPFGRLAVPRGFNPKSVKQRSDLAATLRAKAPHEDAPSVQTHAVQSAKGEDERLEQLRRELKSHPCHQCPEREDHARWAARWWKLKRETSALQRKVEHRTNSVAQTFERICVVLSQMGYLGEDGETVTDLGSRLRRLYTEKDLLAAECLRGGAWKRLDPAELAAVVSMLIHEPRHDDDPFPRMPTDNVSDAWQDMVRRWSELEDLEQANALPPTGEPDGGLAWAVHRWASGRRLDEVLSGSDLTAGDFVRRCKQVVDLLDQVADAAPEPHLRGVARTAVDKVMRGVVAADRLD, translated from the coding sequence ATGTCCTCTCCCGCCGAACGCTATGCCGCCGCCCGCCGTCGCAGCGCGGGGGAGCTCACCCCCTTCGTCGAGGGTCTGGGCTTCGAGCTCGACACCTTCCAGCGTGACGCCTGTGAGGCCGTCGAGGCGGGACATGGCGTGCTCGTCGCCGCCCCGACCGGCGCGGGCAAGACGGTCGTCGGCGAGTTCGCCGTCCACCTGGCCCTCGCGCGCGGGCAGAAGGCCTTCTACACGACGCCCATCAAGGCGCTGAGCAACCAGAAGTACCACGAGCTCGCCGCCCGCCACGGCTACGACCGGGTCGGTCTGCTCACCGGCGACGTCTCGGTCAACGGCGAGGCGCCCGTCGTCGTCATGACGACCGAGGTCCTGCGCAACATGATCTACGCGGGCTCGACGACCCTCGACACCCTCGCCTTCGTCGTCATGGACGAGGTGCACTACCTCGCCGACCGCTTCCGCGGGGCCGTGTGGGAGGAGGTCATCATCCTCCTGCCCCGCTCGGTGCAGGTCGTCTCCCTCTCGGCGACGGTCAGCAATGCCGAGGAGTTCGGTGCCTGGCTCGCCGAGGTGCGCGGCGGCACCGAGATCATCGTCTCCGAGGAGCGCCCCGTCCCGCTGTGGCAGCACATGCAGGTCGGCCGCGACGTCCACGACCTCTTCGTCGACGACGGCTCCGCCGGCACCCCGGCGAAGGTCAACCCCGAGCTGCTCGACGCCATCCGCGCCCGCGTGCGAGGTGGCGGCGAGGACGACCAGCGTGGCCGCGGCGGCCACCGGGGTGGTCGTGACCGTCGCGGCGGACGCGGCCGTCGCGACGATCGGGGCCGCGGCGGCCAGGGACCGCGCGGTGGGGGAGGTGGCCGCTTCGGCGGTGCCGCCTCCCGGACCGAGGTCATCCGCGAGCTCGACCGCGACGGCCTGCTGCCCGCGATCACCTTCATCTTCAGCCGGGCCGGGTGCGAGGGCGCGGTCGGTCAGCTCCTGGCCAACGACCTGCGCCTGGTCTCCGAGCGCGAGGGCGAGCTCAACCGTCGCACCGTCGAGGAGCGCGCCTCCGTCCTGGAGGGCGAGGACCTCGACGTGCTCGGCTACCACCAGTTCGTCGAGGGCATCTCGCGCGGCTTCGCCGCCCACCACGCCGGGATGCTGCCGCTCTTCCGCGAGATCGTCGAAGAGCTCTTCACCGCCGGTCGCATCCGAGCCGTCTTCGCCACCGAGACCCTCGCCCTGGGCATCAACATGCCGGCGCGCACCGTGGTGCTGGAGAAGCTCGTGAAGTTCAACGGCGAGTCGCACGTCGAGATCACCCCTGCCGAGTACACGCAGCTGACCGGCCGTGCGGGGCGCAGGGGCATCGACGTCGAGGGTCACGCCCTCGTCGTGTGGTCCCGGGGGCTCGACCCCATGTCGGTGGCCGGTCTCGCATCGACCCGGACCTACCCCCTTCGCTCCAGCTTCCGGCCGACGTACAACATGGCCGTCAACCTCGTCGCCCAGGTGGGCCGCCAGACGGCCCGTGAGGTGCTCGAGACCTCCTTCGCGCAGTTCCAGGCCGACCGGGCCGTCGTCGGGCTGGCGTCCAAGGTGCGCGAGCAGCAGGAGTCCCTCGACGCCTATGCCGAGGCCATGCACTGCCACATGGGCGACTTCCGCGAGTACGCCGCGCTGCGACGGCGCATCTCCGACGTCGAGAAGGAGAGCTCGCGCAAGCGCAATGCCAACCGGCGCGCCGAGATCGCCGTCTCCCTCGAGGCCCTGTCCGTCGGCGACATCATCCGCATCGGCGGCCGTCGCTCGGGCATCGCGATCGTCGTCGCGCCGCCGCGCTCCTACAAGGGCGAGCTGTCCGCGCCGACCGTGCTCACCGAGCACAAGCAGATCCGCCGCCTCACCGCAGCGGACCTCGACGGACCGGTCACCCCCTTCGGCCGCCTGGCAGTGCCCCGCGGCTTCAACCCGAAGTCGGTCAAGCAGCGCTCCGACCTCGCCGCGACCCTGCGGGCCAAGGCACCGCACGAGGACGCGCCGAGCGTGCAGACCCACGCGGTCCAGAGTGCGAAGGGGGAGGACGAGCGCCTCGAGCAGCTGCGCCGCGAGCTGAAGTCGCACCCCTGCCACCAGTGCCCGGAGCGCGAGGACCACGCCCGGTGGGCTGCCCGCTGGTGGAAGCTCAAGCGCGAGACCTCGGCCCTGCAGCGCAAGGTCGAGCACCGCACCAACTCCGTGGCGCAGACCTTCGAGCGGATCTGCGTCGTCCTGAGCCAGATGGGATACCTCGGCGAGGACGGCGAGACCGTCACCGACCTCGGCAGCCGGCTGCGCCGGCTCTACACCGAGAAGGACCTGCTCGCGGCCGAGTGCCTGCGCGGGGGAGCCTGGAAGCGGCTCGACCCGGCCGAGCTGGCCGCCGTCGTCTCCATGCTCATCCACGAGCCCCGGCACGACGACGACCCCTTCCCGCGGATGCCGACGGACAACGTCTCGGACGCGTGGCAGGACATGGTGCGCCGCTGGAGCGAGCTCGAGGACCTCGAGCAGGCCAATGCCCTGCCTCCGACCGGCGAGCCCGACGGGGGTCTCGCGTGGGCCGTGCACCGGTGGGCGAGCGGGCGCCGGCTCGACGAGGTGCTCTCCGGCTCGGACCTGACGGCGGGGGACTTCGTGCGCCGGTGCAAGCAGGTCGTCGACCTGCTCGACCAGGTCGCGGACGCCGCGCCCGAGCCGCACCTGCGTGGCGTGGCCCGCACCGCCGTCGACAAGGTCATGCGCGGGGTCGTCGCCGCCGACCGCCTGGACTGA
- a CDS encoding FKBP-type peptidyl-prolyl cis-trans isomerase, producing MPKAPRLTTALAASAAAVLALSACGGDSSGDAESDASKSSSKASGDDAKDSKDVTLAEPKPADAKAVEAIAVTEAKGKKGPSIKLDDSPVKVSETTRDIRTEGKGEDLADDAYAEVDLAMFSGKDGKAIEGSETYTSSPIVLDLGNAQALPGLIKAIKDQKIGSSGVAVMPPKDLFGSKGMPEYGVDGKDSLVLVYDVRGQLPEKVEGKQKRLGKDMPEVKYNDGKPADITIPKGATKPKKLVTETLIEGKGKTIKKGDTVYVSYTGVTWDDGKVFDSSLKDGRGPFSFPVGGQQVIPAWDKAVEGAKVGDRLLIVAPPKEAYGSQAQGPIKANSTLVFTVDVLGAP from the coding sequence GTGCCGAAGGCCCCCCGCCTGACCACTGCCCTCGCGGCGTCCGCCGCCGCCGTCCTCGCCCTGAGCGCCTGCGGAGGCGACTCCAGCGGTGACGCCGAGAGCGACGCGTCGAAGTCCTCGTCCAAGGCCTCCGGCGACGACGCGAAGGACTCCAAGGACGTCACCCTCGCCGAGCCCAAGCCGGCCGACGCCAAGGCCGTCGAGGCCATCGCGGTCACCGAGGCGAAGGGCAAGAAGGGCCCGTCGATCAAGCTCGACGACTCGCCGGTCAAGGTCTCGGAGACCACGCGCGACATCCGCACCGAGGGCAAGGGCGAGGACCTCGCCGACGACGCCTACGCCGAGGTCGACCTCGCGATGTTCTCCGGCAAGGACGGCAAGGCCATCGAGGGCTCCGAGACCTACACGAGCTCGCCGATCGTCCTCGACCTGGGCAATGCCCAGGCCCTGCCCGGCCTGATCAAGGCGATCAAGGACCAGAAGATCGGCAGCAGCGGCGTCGCCGTCATGCCGCCCAAGGACCTCTTCGGCTCCAAGGGCATGCCCGAGTACGGCGTCGACGGCAAGGACAGCCTCGTGCTCGTCTACGACGTGCGCGGCCAGCTGCCGGAAAAGGTCGAGGGCAAGCAGAAGAGGCTCGGCAAGGACATGCCGGAGGTGAAGTACAACGACGGCAAGCCCGCGGACATCACCATCCCCAAGGGCGCGACGAAGCCGAAGAAGCTCGTCACCGAGACCCTCATCGAGGGCAAGGGCAAGACGATCAAGAAGGGCGACACGGTCTACGTCAGCTACACCGGCGTCACCTGGGACGACGGCAAGGTCTTCGACTCCTCGCTCAAGGACGGCCGCGGGCCCTTCTCCTTCCCGGTCGGTGGCCAGCAGGTCATCCCCGCCTGGGACAAGGCCGTCGAGGGCGCCAAGGTCGGCGACCGACTCCTCATCGTCGCCCCGCCGAAGGAGGCCTACGGCTCGCAGGCCCAGGGCCCGATCAAGGCCAACTCCACGCTCGTCTTCACCGTCGACGTCCTCGGCGCCCCCTGA
- the tatA gene encoding Sec-independent protein translocase subunit TatA: MPTLGPMEIILILVVILLLFGFKKLPDAARSLGKSARVFKAEVNEMKEEDRQREEAKRTREAGTSTDGNAVIDEAKPRTDNQSGPVA, from the coding sequence ATGCCCACTCTGGGTCCCATGGAAATCATCCTCATCCTGGTCGTCATCCTGCTCCTCTTCGGCTTCAAGAAGCTGCCGGATGCCGCCCGTAGCCTCGGCAAGTCGGCCCGGGTCTTCAAGGCCGAGGTCAACGAGATGAAGGAAGAGGACCGCCAGCGCGAGGAGGCCAAGCGCACGCGTGAGGCCGGTACCTCGACCGACGGCAATGCCGTCATCGACGAGGCCAAGCCGCGCACGGACAACCAGTCCGGCCCGGTCGCCTGA
- a CDS encoding YafY family protein, with the protein MSRPQVETATSRVERLLTMVPWLVGRQGIEISRAAEGLGITEDQLKKDLDLLFMCGYGPMTDELIEVSYEGGRVFVSNADTIARPLRLSVDEAISLIVGLRSLSALEAGESSAVERALAKLEEVAGAIPGVERVMVVDDDTEAGRTRSVLQDALSAGRRVHLTYHVPSRDERTERDVDPMRLARVEGHWYLEGWCHRAQDVRLFRTDRIEAVEVLDVPSEPPADAVRRDLSAGAYQRGEGDLPVTLRLAPSAHWVAEYYPVTSRETSGEDLVVTLPTSNEGFLRRLVLRLGGAAEVVEPEALRTAVTAHATQALAAYDPA; encoded by the coding sequence ATGAGCCGGCCGCAGGTCGAGACCGCGACGAGCCGGGTCGAGCGGCTGCTCACGATGGTCCCGTGGCTCGTCGGACGTCAGGGCATCGAGATCTCCCGGGCCGCCGAGGGCCTGGGCATCACCGAGGACCAGCTGAAGAAGGACCTCGACCTGCTCTTCATGTGCGGCTACGGCCCGATGACCGACGAGCTCATCGAGGTCAGCTACGAGGGCGGGCGGGTCTTCGTCAGCAATGCCGACACGATCGCCCGGCCGCTGCGCCTGAGCGTCGACGAGGCGATCTCCCTCATCGTCGGGTTGCGGTCCCTGTCGGCCCTCGAGGCGGGGGAGTCGAGCGCTGTCGAGCGGGCACTGGCCAAGCTCGAGGAGGTCGCGGGAGCGATCCCCGGTGTCGAGCGGGTCATGGTCGTCGACGACGACACCGAGGCCGGTCGCACCCGCTCGGTGCTGCAGGACGCGCTCTCGGCCGGTCGCCGGGTGCACCTGACCTATCACGTGCCCAGTCGGGACGAGCGGACCGAGCGCGACGTCGACCCGATGCGGCTGGCCCGGGTCGAGGGCCACTGGTACCTCGAAGGGTGGTGCCACCGGGCCCAGGACGTGCGCCTCTTCCGCACCGACCGGATCGAGGCCGTCGAGGTGCTCGACGTGCCGTCCGAGCCCCCGGCCGACGCCGTGCGACGAGACCTGAGCGCCGGCGCCTACCAGCGCGGTGAGGGCGACCTGCCCGTCACCCTGCGCCTGGCACCGTCCGCCCACTGGGTCGCGGAGTACTACCCGGTGACATCTCGGGAAACCTCGGGTGAAGACCTCGTCGTCACCCTGCCGACGAGCAACGAGGGCTTCCTGCGTCGACTCGTGCTGCGCCTGGGCGGCGCGGCCGAGGTCGTCGAGCCCGAGGCGCTGCGCACCGCGGTCACGGCGCACGCGACGCAGGCCCTCGCCGCCTACGACCCCGCCTGA
- a CDS encoding FKBP-type peptidyl-prolyl cis-trans isomerase, which translates to MPFDPSTTKPEIDFPEGDAPTELVVEDITVGDGAEVTAGSPIQAHYVGVAFSTGEEFDASWNRGAPLAFTAGIGQVIQGWDQGLLGMKEGGRRKIVIPPHLGYGDRGAGAAIKGGETLIFVVDLVKVG; encoded by the coding sequence ATGCCCTTCGACCCCAGCACCACCAAGCCCGAGATCGACTTCCCCGAGGGCGACGCCCCCACCGAGCTCGTCGTCGAGGACATCACCGTCGGCGACGGCGCCGAGGTGACCGCCGGGTCCCCGATCCAGGCGCACTACGTCGGTGTCGCCTTCTCCACGGGCGAGGAATTCGACGCCTCGTGGAACCGTGGCGCCCCGCTCGCCTTCACCGCCGGCATCGGCCAGGTCATCCAGGGCTGGGACCAGGGGCTGCTCGGCATGAAGGAAGGTGGCCGTCGCAAGATCGTCATCCCGCCGCACCTCGGCTACGGCGACCGCGGCGCCGGCGCCGCGATCAAGGGCGGCGAGACCCTGATCTTCGTCGTCGACCTGGTGAAGGTCGGCTGA